The genomic window ctttctctattcactgctgcacacaaccaatacattttcccttcccctgtgccatggcaatgccctgggccagttcttctgtgaaatcccccaaattctcaagctctcctgctccaaatcctaccTCAGGGAAATTAGGCTCATTGCAGTTAGTGTGAGTTTAGGACTCGGATGTTTTTTGtacattgttttctcctatgtgcagatcttcagggctgtgctgaggatcccctctgagcagggacggcacaaagctttttccacctgcctccctcacctggctgtggtctctctgttcctcagcactgcagtgttTGCAAATCTCAAGCCCCTGTCTATGTCATCCCCTttcctggatctggccctgtcagttctgtactcactagtgcctccagccctgaaccccctcatctacagcctgaggaaccaggagctcaaggctgcagtttggagactgatgactaGATggtttcaggaacattaaactgctggccaatttctgcaattcacttgtaataaaagtcaTCTTTGACACTTGTTGTTTATTTCTGATCAGTGGTTCTTTGCTTTAgttttttcagattttccaCAATGACATGTCAttgtttgtgccatttctcattttgtttgtCTCCATCTTCCCTGTGCCCAAAAACTGTCAATAGGGGGCTGTGCTCTCGATGGCCTTAAAGTATCTAAAGGAtctcccagcacagttttctgcagagatgcccttttgttgccctctctggagctgcagcagcaatgtctgtgtgcagagctggggcagatcagtgctggcacagcagctgtgcccaaggagcagcagcacttggtgctgccagtgctgctcccgtggccctgccccgctgccctggtggccctggtgttgctgcagggcctgagtgctctcggggccgggcacagtcctgggggtggcagtgccggggctgcagcagggacaggccatgggcactgctggggcagcgctgacgcctcagggcagggcctgggggctccaggctccttgcctgggctctctcaagaacacggccaggccaatgctcagcacagaaaacccccgtgagcagccccaggctggccgtgggcaggctgggggcaaacaGCATGGCTAGTGCTCTGCAGGGGCCCTGGGGGAgacgggaaggagcagcagagcaggggctgatccatccccactgtgctgcacagcccagggcagcgtccCAGAGTGTCCTCATGGTGCTGCCAACAGCatcccccctctgcagccctggcctctccctcagctcacagaggtgccgcatccttgcaggcacagacacggcagcactggctcagcagcccctgtttgcattgcacacagcaggcaggagcacccccatgctggggctgtggggacatgaacctgaggcagcacaaatgccatcagcccctggggccaggaagggctgggggacactagggaatccactcagctttgtcctggcctctgcagtcagccagaaagtttgttcccatcagctgggagtttcctgtcccactgcagacgctgctgctcagagccagggctgcctggcagccacccccaaactgccctgagcatttccttggcttcacctttgctttctttactcttcctgatacaaattttttcctcctgtccacccctgttccctcccctgcacacagcccatccctgtttgccctttcctctctggccccactccccattgcagttcctgacttggcaccatgggaacATCCCTTGGGGAGTaggatcatcccacaagtgctgcaggaattgtctgcaggctcctgcagtgcctggtgctgctcccttgccagaggcaccccaggccaggggggcacatctgggctgctgtgtctggctgtggggctccctgttctgggcagtgaggaggagctgcagaggctctgcaggactgacaggatgggctttggggctgtgaggagaagctgaggaacctgggctgctggagcttctgaagaggaggcccagggctcctcctgcaactgctccaagagtggtttcagagaatcccagaatcagcaaggttggaaaagaccttggagaTCATCAAGCCCAACCTGTGCTCTGACACCACCTTGACTCCCATgggcctccttttctccagatcaacaaccc from Lonchura striata isolate bLonStr1 unplaced genomic scaffold, bLonStr1.mat Scaffold_113, whole genome shotgun sequence includes these protein-coding regions:
- the LOC144248415 gene encoding olfactory receptor 14I1-like; this encodes MSNSSSISHFLLLALADTRQLQLLHFCLFLGISLAALLGNGLIISAVACGHHLHTPMFFFLLNLALSDLGSICTTVPKAMHNSLWDTRNISYTGCAAQLFFFLFFISAELALLTIMCYDRYVSICKPLHYGTLLGSRACAHMAAAAWASAFLYSLLHTTNTFSLPLCHGNALGQFFCEIPQILKLSCSKSYLREIRLIAVSVSLGLGCFLYIVFSYVQIFRAVLRIPSEQGRHKAFSTCLPHLAVVSLFLSTAVFANLKPLSMSSPFLDLALSVLYSLVPPALNPLIYSLRNQELKAAVWRLMTRWFQEH